A part of Sus scrofa isolate TJ Tabasco breed Duroc chromosome 15, Sscrofa11.1, whole genome shotgun sequence genomic DNA contains:
- the GPC1 gene encoding glypican-1 isoform X1: protein MELRARGWWLLCAAAALAACARGDPASKSRSCGEVRQIYGAKGFSLSDVPQAEISGEHLRICPQGYTCCTSEMEENLANRSRAELETALLDSSRALQATLTSQLRGFDDHFQRLLNDSERTLQEAFPGAFGELYTQSAKAFRDLYAELRLYYRGANLHLEETLAEFWARLLERLFRQLHPQLLLPDDYLDCLGKQAEALRPFGEAPRELRLRATRAFVAARAFVQGLGVAGDVVRKVSQVPLGPECSRAVMKLVYCAHCLGVPGARPCPDYCRNVLKGCLANQADLDAEWRNLLDSMVLITDKFWGPTGAENVIGSVHLWLAEAINALQDNKDTLTAKVIQGCGNPKVNPQGPGPEEKRRRGKLALQEKPPSGTLQKLVPEAKAQLRDAQDFWISLPGMLCSEKLAMSSASDDRCWNGVAKGRYLPEVMGDGLANQINNPEVEVDVTKPDMTVRQQIMQLKIMTNRLRSAYNGNDVDFQDASDDGSGSGSGDGCADDACGRRVSKKSSSSRTTLTHALPGLSEQEGQKTSAARCPQPCLCLLLLPVLALVLAASRPRWR, encoded by the exons ATGGAGCTCCGGGCCCGAGGCTGGTGGCTGCTGTGCGCGGCCGCCGCGCTGGCCGCCTGCGCTCGCGGGGACCCTGCCAGCAAGAGTCGGAGCTGCGGCGAAGTCCGCCAGATCTACGGGGCCAAGGGCTTCAGCCTGAGCGACGTGCCCCAGGCGGAGATCTCGG GTGAGCACCTGCGGATCTGCCCCCAGGGCTACACCTGCTGCACCAGCGAGATGGAGGAAAACCTGGCCAACCGCAGCCGGGCCGAGCTGGAGACCGCCCTCCTGGACAGCAGCCGAGCCTTGCAGGCCACCCTCACCAGCCAGCTGCGGGGCTTCGACG ATCACTTCCAGCGCCTGCTGAACGACTCGGAGCGGACGCTGCAGGAGGCCTTCCCCGGCGCCTTCGGAGAGCTGTACACGCAGAGCGCCAAGGCCTTCCGGGACCTGTACGCCGAGCTGCGCCTCTACTACCGCGGCGCCAACCTGCACCTGGAGGAGACGCTGGCCGAGTTCTGGGCCCGCCTGCTCGAGCGCCTCTTCCGGCAGCTGCACCCCCAGCTGCTGCTGCCCGACGACTACCTGGACTGCCTGGGCAAGCAGGCCGAGGCGCTGCGGCCCTTCGGGGAGGCCCCGCGCGAGCTGCGCCTGCGCGCCACCCGCGCCTTCGTGGCGGCGCGCGCCTTCGTGCAGGGCCTGGGCGTGGCCGGCGACGTGGTCCGCAAGGTGTCCCAG GTGCCCTTGGGCCCTGAGTGCTCAAGGGCCGTCATGAAGCTGGTGTACTGCGCGCACTGCCTGGGGGTCCCTGGCGCCCGGCCCTGCCCGGACTACTGCCGCAACGTGCTCAAGGGATGCCTGGCCAACCAGGCCGACCTGGACGCAGAGTGGAGGAACCTTCTGG ACTCCATGGTGCTCATCACTGACAAGTTCTGGGGCCCGACGGGTGCGGAGAACGTCATTGGCAGCGTGCACTTGTGGCTGGCAGAGGCCATCAACGCCCTCCAGGACAACAAGGACACACTCACGGCCAAG GTCATCCAGGGCTGCGGGAACCCCAAGGTGAACCCCCAGGGCCCGGGGCCTGAGGAGAAGCGGCGCCGGGGCAAGCTGGCACTGCAGGAGAAGCCACCCTCGGGCACGCTGCAGAAGCTG GTCCCCGAAGCCAAGGCCCAGCTCCGAGATGCCCAGGACTTCTGGATCAGCCTCCCAGGGATGCTGTGCAGTGAGAAGTTGGCCATGAGCTCAGCCAGTGACGACCGCTGTTGGAACGGGGTGGCCAAGGGCCG GTACCTCCCCGAGGTGATGGGCGATGGCCTGGCCAACCAGATCAACAACCCCGAGGTGGAGGTGGACGTCACCAAGCCAGACATGACCGTCCGCCAGCAGATCATGCAGCTCAAGATCATGACCAACCGCCTTCGCAGCGCCTACAATGGCAACGACGTGGACTTCCAGGATGCCA GTGATGACGGCAGCGGCTCAGGCAGCGGCGATGGCTGCGCAGACGACGCCTGCGGCCGGAGGGTCAGCAAGAAAAGCTCCAGCTCCCGGACGACCCTGACCCACGCCCTCCCCGGCCTGTCGGAACAGGAGGGCCAGAAGACCTCGGCCGCGcgctgcccccagccctgcctgtgcCTCTTGCTCCTCCCTGTCCTCGCCCTGGTCCTCGCAGCATCCAGGCCCCGGTGGCGGTAA
- the LOC102160973 gene encoding uncharacterized protein LOC102160973 codes for MVTGGWGVLPRAPEPLMGTWGPRHLRTHSGVTRGPPRAPRTKDALRHRDGPRWPPSGSDSGPPCLKVCTGHRPPQLPVPMVTLETSLPGAQGHGRCREHLSGAVFPHNWWEACALARALSWAGLSPAVQSRGQCLQKGPRGCPPSPPQGSNEAESLGLAPDLLVLGQPSQRLSPGPWADTWCTPGPGRHRGGGRSHSRDRALSPGDTFWDPASFRIRTLSGWTRRHSACPADTPVLPTLGVRGQSQRPGRGWRRQGLGGLLGTAGGWWVGNGKGGGAQRLQQGSPYQPVPGHLAVVTSSTCRALELSHTRHPQADGRLPAVRPVSRAGRGFSSLPSLQPRPRAGLQTARA; via the coding sequence ATGGTCACGGGTGGGTGGGGTGTGCTCCCCAGGGCCCCAGAGCCGCTGATGGGCACTTGGGGCCCCAGACACTTGAGGACGCACTCAGGCGTCACACGTGGTCCACCCAGGGCCCCAAGGACCAAGGACGCTCTGAGACACAGGGACGGGCCCAGATGGCCGCCCTCTGGTTCCGACAGTGGTCCTCCGTGTTTGAAGGTGTGCACGGGCCACAGACCGCCACAGCTCCCAGTGCCGATGGTGACTCTGGAAACGTCCCTGCCCGGGGCACAGGGCCACGGTCGCTGCCGGGAGCACCTGTCTGGGGCTGTCTTTCCTCACAACTGGTGGGAGGCGTGCGCGCTCGCGCGTGCTCTGTCCTGGGCTGGCCTCAGCCCTGCCGTCCAATCACGTGGCCAGTGCCTCCAGAAAGGGCCACGCGGatgtcccccctccccaccccagggctccaATGAGGCAGAATCGCTTGGCCTCGCCCCTGACCTGCTCGTTCTGGGGCAGCCCTCCCAACGGTTGTCACCAGGACCCTGGGCCGACACCTGGTGCACACCTGGGCCAGGGCGGCACAGGGGCGGGGGCAGAAGCCACTCGAGGGACAGGGCTCTGAGCCCTGGGGACACTTTCTGGGACCCAGCCAGTTTCCGCATCCGCACACTAAGTGGTTGGACCAGACGGCACTCCGCCTGCCCTGCAGATACCCCAGTTCTGCCCACTCTGGGCGTCAGGGGCCAAAGCCAGAGGCCAGGGCgtggctggaggaggcagggcctCGGCGGGCTCTTGGGCACCgcaggtgggtggtgggtggggaacGGTAAGGGGGGGGGAGCCCAGAGGCTCCAGCAGGGCTCTCCTTACCAGCCTGTGCCAGGTCATCTGGCTGTGGTCACCTCATCCACCTGCAGGGCCCTGGAGCTCAGCCACACCAGACACCCCCAAGCTGACGGGAGACTGCCTGCGGTGCGGCCTGTCTCCCGGGCCGGCCGCGGGTTTTCATCTCTCCCTTCCCTGCAGCCCAGGCCTCGGGCGGGTCTACAAACTGCCAGAGCCTGA
- the GPC1 gene encoding glypican-1 isoform X2, with protein MVEGLRAVGRGRGAAPEGGGWGYGACAVFASGEDGAGKWVCGCPRWTPGEHLRICPQGYTCCTSEMEENLANRSRAELETALLDSSRALQATLTSQLRGFDDHFQRLLNDSERTLQEAFPGAFGELYTQSAKAFRDLYAELRLYYRGANLHLEETLAEFWARLLERLFRQLHPQLLLPDDYLDCLGKQAEALRPFGEAPRELRLRATRAFVAARAFVQGLGVAGDVVRKVSQVPLGPECSRAVMKLVYCAHCLGVPGARPCPDYCRNVLKGCLANQADLDAEWRNLLDSMVLITDKFWGPTGAENVIGSVHLWLAEAINALQDNKDTLTAKVIQGCGNPKVNPQGPGPEEKRRRGKLALQEKPPSGTLQKLVPEAKAQLRDAQDFWISLPGMLCSEKLAMSSASDDRCWNGVAKGRYLPEVMGDGLANQINNPEVEVDVTKPDMTVRQQIMQLKIMTNRLRSAYNGNDVDFQDASDDGSGSGSGDGCADDACGRRVSKKSSSSRTTLTHALPGLSEQEGQKTSAARCPQPCLCLLLLPVLALVLAASRPRWR; from the exons ATGGTGGAGGGGCTTAGGGCTGTCGGTCGGGGTAGAGGAGCGGCCCCCGAGGGCGGTGGGTGGGGGTACGGGGCTTGTGCCGTGTTCGCAAGCGGAGAGGATGGCGCTGGAAAGTGGGTCTGCGGCTGCCCCCGATGGACTCCAG GTGAGCACCTGCGGATCTGCCCCCAGGGCTACACCTGCTGCACCAGCGAGATGGAGGAAAACCTGGCCAACCGCAGCCGGGCCGAGCTGGAGACCGCCCTCCTGGACAGCAGCCGAGCCTTGCAGGCCACCCTCACCAGCCAGCTGCGGGGCTTCGACG ATCACTTCCAGCGCCTGCTGAACGACTCGGAGCGGACGCTGCAGGAGGCCTTCCCCGGCGCCTTCGGAGAGCTGTACACGCAGAGCGCCAAGGCCTTCCGGGACCTGTACGCCGAGCTGCGCCTCTACTACCGCGGCGCCAACCTGCACCTGGAGGAGACGCTGGCCGAGTTCTGGGCCCGCCTGCTCGAGCGCCTCTTCCGGCAGCTGCACCCCCAGCTGCTGCTGCCCGACGACTACCTGGACTGCCTGGGCAAGCAGGCCGAGGCGCTGCGGCCCTTCGGGGAGGCCCCGCGCGAGCTGCGCCTGCGCGCCACCCGCGCCTTCGTGGCGGCGCGCGCCTTCGTGCAGGGCCTGGGCGTGGCCGGCGACGTGGTCCGCAAGGTGTCCCAG GTGCCCTTGGGCCCTGAGTGCTCAAGGGCCGTCATGAAGCTGGTGTACTGCGCGCACTGCCTGGGGGTCCCTGGCGCCCGGCCCTGCCCGGACTACTGCCGCAACGTGCTCAAGGGATGCCTGGCCAACCAGGCCGACCTGGACGCAGAGTGGAGGAACCTTCTGG ACTCCATGGTGCTCATCACTGACAAGTTCTGGGGCCCGACGGGTGCGGAGAACGTCATTGGCAGCGTGCACTTGTGGCTGGCAGAGGCCATCAACGCCCTCCAGGACAACAAGGACACACTCACGGCCAAG GTCATCCAGGGCTGCGGGAACCCCAAGGTGAACCCCCAGGGCCCGGGGCCTGAGGAGAAGCGGCGCCGGGGCAAGCTGGCACTGCAGGAGAAGCCACCCTCGGGCACGCTGCAGAAGCTG GTCCCCGAAGCCAAGGCCCAGCTCCGAGATGCCCAGGACTTCTGGATCAGCCTCCCAGGGATGCTGTGCAGTGAGAAGTTGGCCATGAGCTCAGCCAGTGACGACCGCTGTTGGAACGGGGTGGCCAAGGGCCG GTACCTCCCCGAGGTGATGGGCGATGGCCTGGCCAACCAGATCAACAACCCCGAGGTGGAGGTGGACGTCACCAAGCCAGACATGACCGTCCGCCAGCAGATCATGCAGCTCAAGATCATGACCAACCGCCTTCGCAGCGCCTACAATGGCAACGACGTGGACTTCCAGGATGCCA GTGATGACGGCAGCGGCTCAGGCAGCGGCGATGGCTGCGCAGACGACGCCTGCGGCCGGAGGGTCAGCAAGAAAAGCTCCAGCTCCCGGACGACCCTGACCCACGCCCTCCCCGGCCTGTCGGAACAGGAGGGCCAGAAGACCTCGGCCGCGcgctgcccccagccctgcctgtgcCTCTTGCTCCTCCCTGTCCTCGCCCTGGTCCTCGCAGCATCCAGGCCCCGGTGGCGGTAA